Genomic segment of Desulfobacterales bacterium:
GCACTTACGGCAACACCGACGGTTCCCTTGCGCTGGGCATAAATGCCGGCCATGATCACTGCGGACGTTTCGTGCTGGGTCAGAACAAACTCGATGCCGGCGTCAGCGCATGCGCTCACCATGTCGGCCGTGGGCCCGCCGCCGGGGATCCCGAACATTTTATCGACGCGCGCGTCGCGGAGCGCTGTGACGATCTCTTTGGCTACCGTGCTCATATTGGTTCTCGCTTGTTCATCATCGAAAGGTTGAATGTCCTTTGTGCCCCAATGTGTATATGTTGCCTTCGGCATGATGAAACCGACAGCATGCATTCTAAATATAAAAGCCTCAAATAGCATTTTGTTTTTTTCTGTCAAGAATTTAATAACACTTACAGGCAAGCAACCATGAGTGGTTTGGTTTTTTATTGACTACATACCGGTCTAATGGCAAGGTTTTGAAACGGCTTTTAATCACTTCAATAAAACATGGAGGAGGATTATTGTATGACCGACAATTCTGAAAAATTACCCGCACCGATGAATGCGCTCAAGGCGCTGAGCACCGGGATGATCGCCGACGCCCTGGCTATTTCAGGAATCAACGGCGGCGTTATGGGTGTCCGACCCGCGCGCGGGTTTGAAGATGCCAAAATAGTGGGGCCGGCCGTAACGGTCCTGTTTTCGCCGCCGCGCCCCGGAGAGAAGACGTTTACAAATTATGAAGTTATACGCAGTGCCGATCCGGGCAGTGTGCTGGTAATCGATGGAAAGGGTTTCGATGGGCATTTTAGCGGAGATAATCAGGCAGCCTGTGCCAAAAAGCAGGGGCTGGCGGCTATTGTTGTATATGGGGGCGCCCGTGATTTTGGGGGCTTTCGTCAAGCTGAAATACCGCTTTACTGTACGGGTTCAGCGACCAGGGATAAACCCGCGGAATGTAAGATTACCGCCTACAATGTCGCTGTGGAGATCGGCGGCGTTCCGGTCAGGCCCCAGGACATCATTGTGGCTGATGAAGACGGTGTTGTCGTTATTCCGGGAGATTTTCTGGACGGGCTTATGGAAAACTTGAAAATCATCAACACGGTTGAAAAAGAGATGGAGCATGCCATCCAAGGCAATGCACCGGTTGAAAAATTGAAAGAAATTATATCAAAGAAAAAACCTAAAAAATAAAAACCAGCTTTTTAAACAGGAAAAAATCATGAGAGTTAACAATGTAAAGCATGCCTTAAACAGCGGAAAAGTGCAGATCGGCACATGGATTACAACGCTACGAACGCCTCAGATTACCCGGATGTTCGCAACAGCCGGATTTGATTTTATCTACATCGACATGGAGCATTCCGCATTTTCGATAGAAACGGTGGGGGACCTGTGTTATGCGGCCCTGGCGGCAAACCTTGTTTCCATCGTGCGGCCGCCCGCCAAAGAGCCCCATTTGCTGAGCCGGCCACTGGATGCCGGCGCCATGGGGCTATTGATCCCGCATGTTGACACAAAAGAAGAGGCCGAGGCGGTCATCAGCGCGATCAAATATCCGCCCATGGGCC
This window contains:
- a CDS encoding RraA family protein → MTDNSEKLPAPMNALKALSTGMIADALAISGINGGVMGVRPARGFEDAKIVGPAVTVLFSPPRPGEKTFTNYEVIRSADPGSVLVIDGKGFDGHFSGDNQAACAKKQGLAAIVVYGGARDFGGFRQAEIPLYCTGSATRDKPAECKITAYNVAVEIGGVPVRPQDIIVADEDGVVVIPGDFLDGLMENLKIINTVEKEMEHAIQGNAPVEKLKEIISKKKPKK